The following proteins are encoded in a genomic region of Anser cygnoides isolate HZ-2024a breed goose chromosome 13, Taihu_goose_T2T_genome, whole genome shotgun sequence:
- the LOC106049534 gene encoding uncharacterized protein isoform X2 encodes MSPALSLLLSLAGCTLLQGVPFPPQDVRLEAQNFHVQLRWEPDPRTPGEATYQVEWKRRTSNWTRADASWGNHTSSPWVCQLYFDEIYDIYWARVRAAEDGELSPWVYSSELQPYRDTIVGPPRLSWLFQGHILSINVTVPLTPFRGKKGSYKPVNKVLLKLWYWLHLYDGDVLTQQVPCRRSMRGAPCTLRHLKPSTRYCVRTVAVGMAPERSREAEQCLVTPAAPAGFPWVLLAALNATFLLLSVAGLCLVHLYIFPKPSEMRLPKTLAPLDGSSGVPTLALREDALALLLPAGKEPAAPGAPLQPRARRPQETSGYCPNGFGTDRPEGWDTSCTHSQPGQALGTWASLRLEEEEEEHDGDAATASTDSSTGDGDCGTSETWLPLHLQLYSKCPWPSPGAGVSLPPSLQTISFSPRELRESEAGCWVPLSSVKLLASKEEDEGQLHRAVHPPRTELQPGDSAMQQGDTGRAAPGCPCPVPPVPPGTSHMGTLHGQVAATSSEHPSVVLGASEAKCEE; translated from the exons ATGAGCCCTGcgctgagcctgctgctgtccctggcTGGCTGCACCCTGCTTCAGG gCGTGCCGTTCCCACCCCAGGACGTGAGGCTGGAGGCCCAAAACTTCCACGTGCAGCTGCGGTGGGAGCCGGACCCGCGCACCCCTGGCGAGGCCACGTACCAGGTGGAGTGGAAGAGGCG AACCTCCAACTGGACCAGGGCAGACGCCTCCTGGGGGAACCACACCAGCTCACCCTGGGTGTGCCAGCTGTATTTCGACGAGATCTACGATATCTACTGGGCGAGAGTGAGAGCCGCGGAGGACGGCGAGCTGTCCCCGTGGGTCTATTCCAGCGAGCTGCAGCCATACAGAGACA CAATTGTGGGCCCCCCCAGGCTGTCCTGGCTGTTCCAGGGCCACATCCTCAGCATCAATGTCACCGTGCCGCTCACGCCGTTCAGGGGCAAGAAGGGCTCCTACAAGCCAGTCAACAAAGTGCTGCTGAAGCTGTGGTACTGGCTGCACCTCTACGACGGGGACGTGCTCACCCAGCAA GTGCCCTGCAGGCGGAGCATGAGAGGAGCACCGTGCACCTTGAGGCACCTGAAGCCGAGCACTCGGTATTGCGTCCGCACGGTGGCAGTGGGCATGGCCCCCGAGCGGAGCCGGGAGGCTGAGCAATGCCTGGTGACCccggcagctcctgcag GCTTCCCCTGGGTCCTCCTCGCCGCGCTGAATGCCACCTTCCTGCTGCTGAGCGTGGCCGGACTCTGCCTGGTCCATCTGTACATCTTCCCGAAACCCTCGGAGATGCGCCTCCCGAAAACACTC GCCCCTCTGGACGGGAGCAGCGGGGTGCCCACCCTCGCGCTGCGGGAGGACGCGctcgccctgctgctgccagctggcaAGGAGCCGGCAGCGCCTGGAGCCCCGCTGCAGCCCAGGGCAAGGCGTCCCCAGGAGACGAGTGGTTACTGCCCCAACGGGTTTGGGACGGACCGCCCCGAGGGATGGGACACATCCTGCACCCACAGCCAGCCCGGGCAGGCACTTGGCACCTGGGCATCGTTgcggctggaggaggaggaggaggaacacGACGGGGATGCTGCGACAGCTTCCActgacagcagcacaggagaTGGGGACTGTGGGACATCCGAGACGTGGCTCCCCCTGCACCTCCAGCTTTATTCCAAGTGCCCGTGGCCATCTCCAGGAGCGGGTGTcagccttcctccctccctgcaaaCCATCAGCTtcagccccagggagctgcgGGAGAGCGAGGCAGGGTGCTGGGTACCGCTCAGCTCCGTGAAGCTGCTGGCCAGCAAGGAGGAGGACGAGGGGCAGCTCCACCGTGCTGTCCACCCCCCGAGGACCGAGCTTCAGCCGGGTGACAGTGCCATGCAGCAGGGTGACACGGGGcgggcagcaccaggctgcccctgcccagtgcccccagtgccccccggcACGTCCCACATGGGCACGCTCCATGGACAGGTGGCAGCAACATCTTCAGAGCACCCCTCTGTGGTTTTGGGTGCTTCTGAGGCAAAATGTGAGGAATAG
- the LOC106049534 gene encoding uncharacterized protein isoform X1, whose product MSPALSLLLSLAGCTLLQGVPFPPQDVRLEAQNFHVQLRWEPDPRTPGEATYQVEWKRRTSNWTRADASWGNHTSSPWVCQLYFDEIYDIYWARVRAAEDGELSPWVYSSELQPYRDTIVGPPRLSWLFQGHILSINVTVPLTPFRGKKGSYKPVNKVLLKLWYWLHLYDGDVLTQQVPCRRSMRGAPCTLRHLKPSTRYCVRTVAVGMAPERSREAEQCLVTPAAPAAGFPWVLLAALNATFLLLSVAGLCLVHLYIFPKPSEMRLPKTLAPLDGSSGVPTLALREDALALLLPAGKEPAAPGAPLQPRARRPQETSGYCPNGFGTDRPEGWDTSCTHSQPGQALGTWASLRLEEEEEEHDGDAATASTDSSTGDGDCGTSETWLPLHLQLYSKCPWPSPGAGVSLPPSLQTISFSPRELRESEAGCWVPLSSVKLLASKEEDEGQLHRAVHPPRTELQPGDSAMQQGDTGRAAPGCPCPVPPVPPGTSHMGTLHGQVAATSSEHPSVVLGASEAKCEE is encoded by the exons ATGAGCCCTGcgctgagcctgctgctgtccctggcTGGCTGCACCCTGCTTCAGG gCGTGCCGTTCCCACCCCAGGACGTGAGGCTGGAGGCCCAAAACTTCCACGTGCAGCTGCGGTGGGAGCCGGACCCGCGCACCCCTGGCGAGGCCACGTACCAGGTGGAGTGGAAGAGGCG AACCTCCAACTGGACCAGGGCAGACGCCTCCTGGGGGAACCACACCAGCTCACCCTGGGTGTGCCAGCTGTATTTCGACGAGATCTACGATATCTACTGGGCGAGAGTGAGAGCCGCGGAGGACGGCGAGCTGTCCCCGTGGGTCTATTCCAGCGAGCTGCAGCCATACAGAGACA CAATTGTGGGCCCCCCCAGGCTGTCCTGGCTGTTCCAGGGCCACATCCTCAGCATCAATGTCACCGTGCCGCTCACGCCGTTCAGGGGCAAGAAGGGCTCCTACAAGCCAGTCAACAAAGTGCTGCTGAAGCTGTGGTACTGGCTGCACCTCTACGACGGGGACGTGCTCACCCAGCAA GTGCCCTGCAGGCGGAGCATGAGAGGAGCACCGTGCACCTTGAGGCACCTGAAGCCGAGCACTCGGTATTGCGTCCGCACGGTGGCAGTGGGCATGGCCCCCGAGCGGAGCCGGGAGGCTGAGCAATGCCTGGTGACCccggcagctcctgcag CAGGCTTCCCCTGGGTCCTCCTCGCCGCGCTGAATGCCACCTTCCTGCTGCTGAGCGTGGCCGGACTCTGCCTGGTCCATCTGTACATCTTCCCGAAACCCTCGGAGATGCGCCTCCCGAAAACACTC GCCCCTCTGGACGGGAGCAGCGGGGTGCCCACCCTCGCGCTGCGGGAGGACGCGctcgccctgctgctgccagctggcaAGGAGCCGGCAGCGCCTGGAGCCCCGCTGCAGCCCAGGGCAAGGCGTCCCCAGGAGACGAGTGGTTACTGCCCCAACGGGTTTGGGACGGACCGCCCCGAGGGATGGGACACATCCTGCACCCACAGCCAGCCCGGGCAGGCACTTGGCACCTGGGCATCGTTgcggctggaggaggaggaggaggaacacGACGGGGATGCTGCGACAGCTTCCActgacagcagcacaggagaTGGGGACTGTGGGACATCCGAGACGTGGCTCCCCCTGCACCTCCAGCTTTATTCCAAGTGCCCGTGGCCATCTCCAGGAGCGGGTGTcagccttcctccctccctgcaaaCCATCAGCTtcagccccagggagctgcgGGAGAGCGAGGCAGGGTGCTGGGTACCGCTCAGCTCCGTGAAGCTGCTGGCCAGCAAGGAGGAGGACGAGGGGCAGCTCCACCGTGCTGTCCACCCCCCGAGGACCGAGCTTCAGCCGGGTGACAGTGCCATGCAGCAGGGTGACACGGGGcgggcagcaccaggctgcccctgcccagtgcccccagtgccccccggcACGTCCCACATGGGCACGCTCCATGGACAGGTGGCAGCAACATCTTCAGAGCACCCCTCTGTGGTTTTGGGTGCTTCTGAGGCAAAATGTGAGGAATAG
- the FAAH2 gene encoding fatty-acid amide hydrolase 2, which produces MALSRAERCLALLLRLLSRACLALLGLAAPATPRAVPPPRRSLLLLPARQLAKRLRQRQVTCVEVVEAYIERIREVNPLINAVVKDRFEEALQEARQVDKLLAESPGEDYLEEKFPFLGVPITVKEAFSLHGMPNTSGLVNRRNVIATSDATVVSRLKQAGAIPLGVTNCSELCMWYESSNRVYGRTNNPYDLQRIVGGSSGGEGGVLAAACSVIGVGSDIGGSIRMPAFFNGVFGHKPTTGVVPNDGQFPIAQGVRTSFLCTGPMCRYAEDLEPMLRVMAGPGVHKLKLNEKVSLEKIKFLCMDHDGGSVFVSPVDKEILQAQKKVVEYLERDLGVQVQCVSIHKMKYSFQIWSAMMSSNDSDGQDAQVFTDLLGDHGKPVWPLWELMKWLVGMSSHTLPAIALGLTEKLVKLNLGANAKLVSMGKSLQAEMETLLGPDGVLLYPSHPTVAPRHHSPLCMPFNFAYTAIFNVLGLPVTQCPLGLSSEGLPLGIQLVAASYNDHLTLAVARYLEEAFGGWVLPGKA; this is translated from the exons ATGGCGCTGTCGCGCGCGGAGCGGTGCCtggcgctgctgctgcggctgctgTCCCGCGCCTGCCtggcgctgctggggctggcggcCCCCGCGACGCCCCGCGCCGTGCCCCCACCGCGccgctcgctgctgctgctgcccgcccGGCAGCTGGCGAAGCGGCTCCGGCAGCGGCAG gtgACGTGCGTGGAGGTGGTGGAGGCCTACATCGAGAGGATTAGGGAGGTGAATCCGCTGATCAACGCCGTCGTCAAGGACAG GTTTGAGGAGGCCCTGCAAGAAGCCCGGCAGGTGGACaagctgctggcagagagccCCGGCGAGGACTACCTGGAGGAGAAGTTCCCCTTCCTGGGGGTCCCCATCACCGTCAAGGAGGCCTTCTCGTTGCACG GGATGCCCAACACCTCCGGCCTGGTCAACCGCCGCAACGTCATCGCCACCTCCGATGCCACCGTCGTGTCACGGCTGAAGCAAGCTGGCGCCATCCCGCTGGGGGTGACCAACTGCAGCGAGCTGTGCATGTGGTACGAGTCCAGCAACAGGGTCTATGGCCGGACCAACAACCCCTATGACCTGCAGAGGATCGTGGGGGGCAGCTCAG GTGGGGAGGGCGGTGTCCTTGCAGCCGCCTGCTCGGTGATAGGTGTGGGCTCCGACATCGGCGGCAGCATCCGGATGCCAGCTTTCTTCAACGGCGTCTTTGGCCATAAACCCACCACAG GAGTGGTCCCCAATGACGGGCAGTTCCCCATCGCACAGGGGGTGCGGACCAGCTTCCTCTGCACCGGGCCCATGTGCCGCTACGCCGAGGACCTGGAGCCGATGCTGCGGGTCATGGCTGGCCCTGGAGTCCACAA GCTGAAGCTGAACGAAAAGGTGTCGCTGGAGAAAATCAAGTTTCTCTGCATGGATCATGATGGCGGGTCCGTTTTTGTGTCGCCTGTGGACAAGGAGATCCTGCAGGCCCAGAAGAAG GTGGTGGAGTACCTCGAACGCGATCTGGGAGTGCAGGTTCAGTGCGTGTCCATCCACAAGATGAAGTATTCCTTCCAGATCTGGTCGGCCATGATGTCTTCCAACGACAGCGATGGGCAG GACGCTCAGGTCTTCACGGACCTGCTCGGGGATCATGGGAAGCCGGTGTGGCCGCTGTGGGAGCTGATGAAGTGGCTGGTGGGGATGTCTTCTCACACCCTCCCGGCCATCG CCCTGGGGCTGACGGAGAAGCTGGTGAAACTCAACCTTGGTGCTAACGCCAAGCTGGTGAGCATGGGGAAGAGCCTGCAGGCTGAGATGGAGACCTTGCTGGGGCCAGATGGAGTGCTCCTCtacccatcccaccccaccgTAGCTCCACGGCACCACTCCCCACTGTGCATGCCCTTCAACTTCGCCTACACAG ccaTCTTCAACGTTCTGGGCTTGCCCGTCACGCAGTGCCCGCTGGGCTTGAGCAGCGAGGGCTTGCCGCTGGGCATCCAGCTGGTGGCAGCCTCCTACAACGACCACCTGACGCTGGCGGTGGCTCGGTACCTGGAGGAGGCCTTTGGAGGATGGGTGCTGCCTGGCAAAGCTTAG